From one Rhopalosiphum padi isolate XX-2018 chromosome 2, ASM2088224v1, whole genome shotgun sequence genomic stretch:
- the LOC132921066 gene encoding G-protein coupled receptor moody isoform X2 has translation MVRNATAVFIINLSVSDLSFCCFNLPLAASTFWYRSWIHGQLLCRLFPLVRYGLLAVSLFTILAITINRYIMIGHPSLYPKMYKKFYLGVMVTVTWVGGFGLLVPTWLGKWGQFGLDVTVGSCSILPDSVGRSPKEILFMGAFVVPCLSIVVCYARIFYIVRKTALKSRATVTTNPRNTMNSNPSDTTPYYTLKTRFKVPEISTDSAIGSSTATGTCSTTDSKEQNFLSPHDIIADPSSSGLEDSYSPISFSDRRSTRRRDRSPSSALNATITQVVSAVFQTKEDSSPRTRKQSAIGVDRMSSKDKKLLKMILVIFISFVTCYLPITISKTSHELDDLHVLNITAYVLIYLTTCINPIIYVVMSSEYRQAYKNLLMCKSSLEQQQTHRGVTKKLSGP, from the exons ATG gTGCGTAACGCAACAGCCGTATTCATCATCAACCTCAGCGTATCAGATTTGAGTTTTTGTTGCTTCAACTTACCTCTGGCTGCGTCTACGTTCTGGTATAGATCGTGGATACACGGTCAATTGCTTTGCCGTCTCTTCCCATTAGTCAGATATGGGTTATTAGCCGTATCTCTATTTACCATTCTGGCTATAACCATAAATCGATACATTATGATTGGACATCCATCGCTCTACCCAAa GATGTATAAGAAATTCTATTTGGGCGTTATGGTTACGGTCACTTGGGTAGGTGGTTTTGGGTTACTAGTTCCCACGTGGCTTGGAAAATGGGGCCAATTCGGTTTAGATGTGACCGTTGGCTCGTGCTCCATACTTCCAGACTCTGTCGGTCGATCGCCAAAGGAAATCCTTTTCATGGGTGCATTTGTGGTGCCTTGCTTGTCTATTGTGGTGTGTTACGCTCGAATTTTCTATATCGTCCGAAAAACAGCTCTCAAGTCACGGGCTACAGTGACAACTAATCCACGTAACACGATGAATTCCAATCCATCGGACACTACACCCTATTACACTCTTAAGACCCGCTTCAAGGTGCCCGAGATATCCACAGACTCGGCCATCGGGTCCAGTACAGCTACCGGAACGTGCTCCACTACCGACTCAAAGGAACAAAATTTCCTTTCCCCACATGACATTATCGCCGATCCAAGTTCGTCAGGACTCGAAGACAGTTATTCACCGATATCCTTTTCTGATCGCAGGAGTACCAGACGACGTGACCGTTCACCATCATCCGCACTGAACGCCACTATCACTCAAGTCGTATCAGCG gTTTTTCAGACAAAAGAGGACTCCTCTCCAAGAACACGCAAACAGAGCGCAATTGGTGTTGACAGGATGTCGTCGAAAGACAAGAAGCTGCTAAAAATGATccttgttatatttatatcatttgtcACGTGCTATTTGCCGATCACCATTAGCAAGACATCACATGAACTGGACGACTTGCACGTTCTAAACATAACTGCATATGtcctaatatatttaactacgtGCATCAATCCAATTATTTATGTAGTCATGAGCTCAGAGTACCGTCAAGCGTACAAGAACCTGTTGATGTGCAAAAGTTCACTGGAACAACAGCAGACTCACAGAGGAGTGACTAAAAAACTGTCTGGTCCATAA